A stretch of DNA from Brevibacillus ruminantium:
GGTCAGGTGGACCAGAATAACCAGCTTGCCAAGCGGTACCAGTGAAGAGAGACCAAACTTGGAAACGGTTACGCCAATCAGTGCAAAAACCCCAAACGGAGCAAACTTCATGATCGTATTGACGACCCAGAACATGGCGTCAGCTACACCTTGGAAGAAACGAAGAACAGGTTGTCCTCGATCACCGGCAGCTGCAACCCCAAGCCCAAACAGGACGGAGAAGAAAATGATGGCCAGCATGTCGCCTTTGACGATTGCCTCGAAAACGTTTTTCGGGACGATGTTCACGAACGTGTCCGCAAAGCCATGGCTTTGCGTGGATTCTGCTGTCTCCACGTATTGATGGATATCTGTTTTGGTCAAATGCGTCATGTCAACCCCAACACCGGGGTGGAACAGATTGGCCGCAACGAGACCGACGATAATGGCAATGGTCGTGACGATCTCGAAGTAGAGGATCGTCTTTCCGCCAATTTTGCCAAGTTTTTTGACGTCACCTACGCCAGCTACACCGACGATCAACGTTGAGATGACGATCGGAACGACGATCATTTTAATCAGGCGAATAAAGATATCACCTATAGGCTGCAGATAGGTGGCTACAGCGGGATTTCCGTAGAAAAGTGCACCAACCAAAATACCCAAAAACAGACCAATAACAATTTGAATAGCTAATCCAAATCGTTTCATCCTGACACCTCGCTGTCTATTCTAAAGATGTTGATTAAAACAAAAAGTGCAGTGCATATGTCGATTTTTGTCGACGAGACAAATATATAGTATCAGACATATTTTTTTCACTCAATGTAAACAGTTTCCTACTTGATTAAAATGATATATGGTATCATAGCATATAATGTTTAAAACTATTAATTTTTTTATAATTCTTTTTTTGATTGCTATTTTTTGGTTATTTCTTTTTTCTCCTACCGTATATCGAGGCCGTGGTGAGAAGAATCATGTTTCCCTGCTAAGCTCCGTACTCCGCCCTGCATGGAAGATTCACTGTCCGCTCCACAGCGGGTGGCAGGGGGCCGCAAAAGCCGTGTCGCTCCGAAGCGAATCAGGGTTGCGTCCCTTTTTCCTTCCACCCGCTGCTCCGCTGAGCTGGGCTTCACAGTCGCACGCAGGGAAACATGATTTTTCTCACTACAGCTGCGTTGCTACGCCTATGTGTAAAAAAAGAAAAGAAAGACAGGATTCCCCCGCCTTTCTCCCTTGCTGTTTAAAACTCCTATTGTGTAATTCGGGTACCGCTCTTTCCTTCGAGCGCCAGATCTGCCTTGTTCAGTGCGCAGATGATGGCAGTGCCACCTTGCTTGGCAAATTTGTATGCCGCCTCGATCTTCGGCCCCATGCTTCCAGCGCTGAACTGCCCTTCCGCGATATAGCCTTCCAGTTCTTCCAACGTGACGTTTGTCAGCGCTTTTTGATTTTCTTTGCCGTAGTTGATGTATACATGCTCAACATCTGTCAGAATAACAAAAATGTCCGCCTGAATTTGCTCTGCCAGTTTGCAACCGCTGCGATCCTTGTCGACGACGGCTTCTACGCCTTGATAGCTGCCATCCGCTTTTTTCACGACCGGGATGCCGCCGCCGCCGCAGGATATCACAATATGACCGCCGTTGATCAGATCGACGATGGATGCGGATTCCACGATGCTTAGCGGCGTTGGCGATGGCACAACACGGCGCCAGCCACGTCCGGCATCCTCTGCCACGGTCCAGCCTTTCTCTGCACTTAGTTTTTTCGCCTCTTCTTCACTGTAGAAGACGCCGATTGGTTTGTCCGGATTGGCAAAGGCAGGGTCGTCTGCCGACACTTCTGTTCGGGTGACCACGCTCACCACATGTTTGGGGCTGCCGATACGGTTCAGTTCATTATGCAGAGCTTGCTGCATCATGTAGGCGATAAAGCCTTGGCTTTCTGCACTGCACACGTCCAGCGGCATGGCGGGCACAACGTGGCTCGCTTCTTCATTTTGGCGCAAAATCGTTCCTACCTGGGGTCCGTTTCCATGAGTTACCACGATGTTGTATCCGTTATGTACCAACTTGGCGAGAAACTGACAGCTTGTTTTTACATTCTCATACTGATTTTGAAAATTTGCTTCCTGCTTTGGTTGCAAAATCGCATTTCCCCCAAGTGCAACCAACACGGTTTGTTTACTCATTTTCTCTCTCCAATCTAGTGCACAGTACCGAGGAACGGCACCCTGCCCGCAAGTAAAACGGCCATACCCATTGAGAAGGATATTACTTGAGCTTCCCGATACCAGTCAACTGGTTTCTTCCAAATTGATTTTTTCCATCCATCTTGTTTTCGACGACCTGTACATGATTTTTTCTGTCCCCTCATCTTCCACGCGTTTTTGCGACAGGCGTGATCAAAGAAAACAGACGATTATGATGGGATCGCCGCCAAGTACCCATCATCCGGCTCACCGTTGGATGAACGCGATTGGTTAACGTGATCAGCGTAGCCCTTCTGAACGGGTCCCGCCAAATGGACGTACCGGTAAAGCCCGTATGGCCAAAGGCATGCTCCGAGAGACAATCTCCTCCCGTGCAGCCGACGCTCAACTGCTCCAGATTGCCGCCTGTCGCCGCTGCTTCCCAGCCAAGTGCCCGCATCGGCGCAAGTCCACCTGTCTGGCAGCGGCAAGCCAACCTCTGCAGCAGCGGATCAATCCGGACAGGCGCTTCTGCGGAGGTCCAGATACGCATGTATCGCTCGGTATCTGGACAGGTAGAAAACAGGCCGGCATGACCGCTGATCCCAGCCAGCCCGTGATAGGCGTTGCAGTCATGTACGATGCCATGAATGATCCCGGTCCTCCAGTGAAAGGAAGCGATCCGCTCCGACAGTGCCTGTGCAGTGGGCAAGCCCAGTGCTTCCTCGGAAACAACCTGCTGCATCGCCAGATTCAGCTCAAAGCCGTCGCCCTTTTCCATGGGGGCAATTCGCTTCTTCTCCAGCTCCGGATGCACCAGGGGCAGATAACAGGTGCTGCTCATTCCGCTCGGCTGAAAAATAAGTCTTCGGGCCAGCTCGTCCAAAGGTTCATCCCAAACCCGTTCCAGGATAAAGCCCAGGAGTATGAAGCCCAGGTCACTGTACACGACCTGCTTGCCGGGTATGCCGATCATCGCTTCCTGGGCGATCCGTCGAATATACGCCTCGCACCCGCTGTCATGGAGAAAATATGGGCGCCAGGCAGGAAGTCCGGCGGTATGGGTAAGCAGGTGAAGCAGTGTAATCTTTCGTTTCACGGCTAAGTCCGTACCCGTTTCCAGCTCCGGCAGATGTTGAGAAATTGAATCTGTCAAGGATAGCCTTCCCTCTTGCACACTGAGCAGCAAAAGCGGAAGCGTCACCATGACTTTGGTCAAGGAGGCCATATCATAAATGGTTGTCTCATCAACTCTCTCCTGAAGCTCCAGGGCAAGTCCCGTGTCTTCGGCTGCTGACAGAGTCCCCGCCGCAACCGTGACGGCCGACTTACCATCCTGAATCAGCATGGAAATCCCGCCCGGAAAAACCCCCTGGCTGATCCCTGCTTCCAGGCTTTCCTTTAGGCTTTTTTTCAGTATTGTAGCAAGCTCTACCTGACTCACCGCCGTCCCTCCGTTGCTTGCCGCGATGGCGCGGTACAAGAATATCGCGTATAGCATCTCCAAACATCATACCGGACAAAATGGTCACCGTCATCGCAATTTAAGGAGAGTGATTGCCAAGCCCCGGAAAGCTGAGCGTTAAAATAAGTGTGGAGTTTTCTCGGCTGCTGTATATTCTATCAGGAGAACTAAGCATGAATGGAGGGCTTCTGCTTGATACCTTCTTCAAAATGGAGTCTGCACCGCTTTTTCGCCAAACATCCCGTCATCAAAGGTTATATGCCTCCTACCGCCCTTTATCGGCCAACTCTTCTGGGAACTTATCTGCACCGATACCATACCGTCTTTATCAAACCCAGTCGGGAGCATATGGGCCGGGGCATTATCAAGGTATGGAAAACTCATCGCGGCTACTCTTTTGTCAAACAACGCGGCCAAACCGTTTCCGTCCCTACACTGTCACGGTTGAGACAGAAGCTACAACAAAAAATCGGGGAAAAGCAGCACATTATTCAAAAGGGAATTCCCCTTTCGAAGGTAAAAGGCAGGCCCTTTGACATCCGCGTGATGATGATGCGTAATGGTTCAGGCAAGTGGCAATACGCTGGCATGCTGGCTAAGGTGGCGGCAAAAAATAGCGTAGTCACCAATGTGGCCGGGGGCGGAAAAGTGATTACCGTTCAGAGAGCGATTGCTCAATCCC
This window harbors:
- a CDS encoding cation:dicarboxylate symporter family transporter, with the protein product MKRFGLAIQIVIGLFLGILVGALFYGNPAVATYLQPIGDIFIRLIKMIVVPIVISTLIVGVAGVGDVKKLGKIGGKTILYFEIVTTIAIIVGLVAANLFHPGVGVDMTHLTKTDIHQYVETAESTQSHGFADTFVNIVPKNVFEAIVKGDMLAIIFFSVLFGLGVAAAGDRGQPVLRFFQGVADAMFWVVNTIMKFAPFGVFALIGVTVSKFGLSSLVPLGKLVILVHLTMLFFILVVLGIIARMSGIRITSLIRILKDELLLAYSTASSETVLPKIMEKMERLGCPKAITSFVIPTGYSFNLDGSTLYQALAALFIAQMYGIHMPISAQITLMLVLMVTSKGIAGVPGVSFVVLLATLGSVGIPLEGLAFIAGIDRLLDMARTVVNVIGNSLAAVVVSRWEGQFDQQKAKEYIQETTAQVA
- the arcC gene encoding carbamate kinase, with the translated sequence MSKQTVLVALGGNAILQPKQEANFQNQYENVKTSCQFLAKLVHNGYNIVVTHGNGPQVGTILRQNEEASHVVPAMPLDVCSAESQGFIAYMMQQALHNELNRIGSPKHVVSVVTRTEVSADDPAFANPDKPIGVFYSEEEAKKLSAEKGWTVAEDAGRGWRRVVPSPTPLSIVESASIVDLINGGHIVISCGGGGIPVVKKADGSYQGVEAVVDKDRSGCKLAEQIQADIFVILTDVEHVYINYGKENQKALTNVTLEELEGYIAEGQFSAGSMGPKIEAAYKFAKQGGTAIICALNKADLALEGKSGTRITQ
- a CDS encoding serine hydrolase domain-containing protein, encoding MLYAIFLYRAIAASNGGTAVSQVELATILKKSLKESLEAGISQGVFPGGISMLIQDGKSAVTVAAGTLSAAEDTGLALELQERVDETTIYDMASLTKVMVTLPLLLLSVQEGRLSLTDSISQHLPELETGTDLAVKRKITLLHLLTHTAGLPAWRPYFLHDSGCEAYIRRIAQEAMIGIPGKQVVYSDLGFILLGFILERVWDEPLDELARRLIFQPSGMSSTCYLPLVHPELEKKRIAPMEKGDGFELNLAMQQVVSEEALGLPTAQALSERIASFHWRTGIIHGIVHDCNAYHGLAGISGHAGLFSTCPDTERYMRIWTSAEAPVRIDPLLQRLACRCQTGGLAPMRALGWEAAATGGNLEQLSVGCTGGDCLSEHAFGHTGFTGTSIWRDPFRRATLITLTNRVHPTVSRMMGTWRRSHHNRLFSLITPVAKTRGR
- a CDS encoding YheC/YheD family protein, producing the protein MIPSSKWSLHRFFAKHPVIKGYMPPTALYRPTLLGTYLHRYHTVFIKPSREHMGRGIIKVWKTHRGYSFVKQRGQTVSVPTLSRLRQKLQQKIGEKQHIIQKGIPLSKVKGRPFDIRVMMMRNGSGKWQYAGMLAKVAAKNSVVTNVAGGGKVITVQRAIAQSRSVKPERRAKLMRELIKMSYLICDHFNKYKHSSLIGIDWAIDKTGKLVLIEVNFDFPGYGPFADLPTKIYYHRIKRLRSEYLAWRKQRKRKKPALSS